Part of the Lotus japonicus ecotype B-129 chromosome 6, LjGifu_v1.2 genome, GTTGGAACAGCAGATCGAAGAGCATAGAATTTCTGATTCAGTTTCTCCCGTCTCTGCCTTTCAGCCTCAACATGATTCACCGAAAACTGACCGCCTCGCCGAAACATCGTTGAAGCATTTTTTTCCAAAGTTGCCTCAAcctcaacctcagccttagcaTCTGATGAGTCTGAGGAAGACCCATTATTTGCCTTGTGTTTGCCCTTATCAAACTCGATCACGTTCGGCTGCAAATGGTCAAATACTGATTTCACCATTTGCAGCAGGTTGTGGTCGAGTTTAAACGTGTCTGTTGAGCCAAGCTCAACCACACCGTTTGCTATGGAAACGCAAACTGAAGTTTGAATTCCGTGCTCGCGAGCTTCTCTAACTCGACCACACTTTTCTAATTGAGACTCATTCATCGCCCCACTCAACCAGACATCCACCCCGGAGCTGAAAGCGCAACCAATAACACCATCCCCCGAGCTAAATGACCGAGTCTGTGACACCGTGTAGAACCATTCAATGCTCTCACGTTCTTCTCTGGCTTTTGCTTTCGTGCCATGGAAGTAGCCACCGCCCCATTGTAATGTCACATTGGAATTGCTGTTGTCTCTGGTGGTGGCTTGCCAGAATATTGCGTACACCCACCACTCAGGACGGTTCTGAAGGATGATTTGGAGACGCTGCTGAAGCACGTTTGAGGCTTCTTGCCTCGTTGAAACAAAGGATGAAACACCCATCAATTCTTTGCTCTGCccttccatttttcttttgctaATTTACTTTGTTCGTGCAATGTGATGTAGCTTTCTGTTTTGGTAAAAGAAATGGTCTTCTTTAACTGACTCAAAATTGGAGTACAAGTGTACTATAAGATTTCAAATATATATGATAAAATGGACAAGGAAAATCCACCACAGACTACAGAGAAATGCAGACATAATCTGGTCACATTCAAGGAACACATAAGTTTCATCATCAGTCATCACTTCATGCAAGCGCCACAAACTGTTTATGTTATTAAAAAAAGGCATACTTATAGGTTTAATTGAAGCCACCACGCGTCAATGGGAGTTTAAAAACCTCCACCACAATATATACCTGATTTTTTCTCAAAACATACATAAATTACATACATAAATTGTGGCACTTAAAAACCACCACAAAACTTGGATCGAAAATATGTTGCTAACTCGAATGCTATGATTACATAACATTTTCCTTTATAAAATAAGAGTCGCTATTTGTGAGCACCAACAACACTTGCAGTTGAAAGCGTTTGTGATGAGTGTTGTTAAACTCGCGAGTAAACTCTTAAACTCGTACGAGTCTACGTTTTTAGGTGCCAAAAAACGAGTTAATTCACAGGTAAACTCGAAATTTTCTTGACTCAAGCAAACTCGTGTCAAACTCGATAGGCTCGTGAAAACTCGCGAGTTTACTCCGAGTTAACGAGTCAAGGAGGAAATTGAATTTTACActaaatccccaaattaaaAGGTAATTTAGGGTTTAGATCGAGTTTCTTCTCTCATTTTCTCAGAGTTCTGACCTCAACCATCCTTCTCCTTGCTTAGAACATGAGCAACACTGAGCCAAACTTACTATCAATTTTGCTCTGttatgtttgtttttgttttcaattcttttttcaattcattgttcattcatttgattctttttcatttcaaaaagaaTATTGAACTATGCTTCAGTATGGAGTTGAGTGTtaaatttattttgttaatGTCCCCTTGATGGTTGTAATATGTGTTCTAAATACACCATggcaaattttttattttgtagactCTTACGAGTCTACGAGTTAATTCGGCGAAACGAGTTTACCTCCCCAAAACGTGTATACCTAGACACTTGAGTTTGACAACCTTGTTTGTGATCACtcgagttttttatttttatttctaccgCTGCAATTTATGGCCATCATCCACCACAAATTACATGTGTCCGCCAAAAGCAGTTATAAACACCAATCATTTTCTGGGAATATAATTTATTGACATATAAATTTCACTTCTATTTTAGATAAAGATAAACTAAATGAGTTGACACAATGGTTCAACATTTATTCCCTTAAGGAAATGGTTGAGGGTTCAAATCTTAACCCTTGTGAATGAAAAAAGTCATTAGTTATCCCCCTACTAATTAGTGTGCTGACCGTGGAACGCGAGATTAGTCTGACGGCTATCAatggaaatagaaaaaaaaaagatggagaTAGAGATATATAGTTATGATTGAGAAATATAACGtatgatatgataagaaaagtcaagataaattaaaaggaaaaaaagcaaATTAGTCCCCCTGAAGTTTGAGTCACGAGCGACTTAGATCTTGACGTTTTAAAAGATGCATTTATGTCCTTAAAGTTTTTAACGTGTGTAAAATAAccattttttaatgtttttgttaaattttaacataatttatCACATTACATGCACATAATATTTTCTCCCTAAATTATCCTTGTAAATTAATCATTCTCACATAAAAAtgcttgcttttttttttttatcctgaTATGAATAGTCTAAATGGTACTTGATGGATTAAAATTTCACAAGTCCTGGGTTCAAATCCTACTGGTATCtagataccaaaaaaaaatgcttggttttTTTTACCACCATGATATATGagcctataaaaaaatgataCTTCCTgaattttttctattaattccTAAGTTTTTAATTTCCACCATGTAAAATGGGaaaatgtttgattttttttacaacTATTGTTAGAGTAAGTTTGGCTTTCAATTTTTGTATAAACAATATTAATCAACATTTTTAACGTTATATtaacatatttttataattaaacatGTAAAACGGTAACTtattttcaaaagtactttCTTCTCAAATATATCGCTCATTCTAATTGCAATCATTATGTCTGTATTTCAATTAAAATGAACCTTATTTTCTCAGCATCAAATGTAATAATACAATGTATGCTGGAAATAGGATGtaataataaagtagatgtgTGTCTGTAAAATTTGTTTTTGTGTCTATATGCCTACAGGGATAATTCATGGAGAAGAAATATTATGTGCATATCATTTAataaattatgttaaaattttaaaaaaatattaacaaaaTGCATGGTTACTTTACCATTTGAAAACTTTAAGATGTAAATCAACCCTTTGAAATGTAAAATACAATGTATGTTGGAATTTGGAAATAGGATGtaataataaaattcaaaaaaaagatgtaataataaagtagatgtgTGTCGgtaaaatttgtttttgtttataaTATTCGCTGGTTGTATTAACTTTTTCTTGTCAAAGTAATCATTTTCATTAGAAAAATAATAAGCAAACGTAAACACACGTGATTATAAGAGGAATTACAAGGGTAAATTTAGACGATGAACctgtccatttttttttttttatgaacctGTCCATGAGGAGTGCTGGGTAGTGAGTAACTAGCTAGGCTGAATCATTTTTTTCACGTGTGCACACAAAACTTGTTATTCACGTGTGCACACAAAACTTGCTTTTGGGAGATGGATGTGGATCGATGGTCCAGTTCAatgtattttgatatttttaatatCTAAGCATAATGTTCTaactttttgttaaaaaaattaaagatcaTCACGGTTACGATTCTTTGTTggttattattttagaagaaacTTCACTGCCGATGGAAAGAGACATGAGCACCAACCGTGAAAAAGGTCAAGGAATTAAATTCTGATAAGAAATCTtgaaaagagattgaggaatTTTAGCTAAGTCTGAAAATAGGTTGAgtgaatttgagaatttttggaaTGAGCTGACCATGTGAAAATTGATCAAATGATGTCAAAAATTCATTGAGTAAAAGTTGAGAAGTCAcccaagataaaaaaaaaacggtGAAAATAGTTGAAAATATAATTATCTGTGTGATGAATTGTGTCAATGTTTtagactgaaaatgaaaatgacataaaatgaGTACTGCCCAACTTTTGTTTAGCTTAAAAGTAAAAGTTGGCCTAACAAACTTTTAAAGAAGCTCTTAAAAtaaaagttacttattttttataaagaaaattttaataaaaactcTAAAATTAAAaggttttatttttctaaaacagaaattttattgaaatatgAAAGGTGTGAGAAAAACCTCACAAACCATCACACAAAACCCA contains:
- the LOC130724786 gene encoding transcription factor MYC1-like; amino-acid sequence: MEGQSKELMGVSSFVSTRQEASNVLQQRLQIILQNRPEWWVYAIFWQATTRDNSNSNVTLQWGGGYFHGTKAKAREERESIEWFYTVSQTRSFSSGDGVIGCAFSSGVDVWLSGAMNESQLEKCGRVREAREHGIQTSVCVSIANGVVELGSTDTFKLDHNLLQMVKSVFDHLQPNVIEFDKGKHKANNGSSSDSSDAKAEVEVEATLEKNASTMFRRGGQFSVNHVEAERQRREKLNQKFYALRSAVPTVSKMDKASLLSDAVSYINELKAKINCLERGLENRAESSKQETSEDVKTVAVDVKILGTEAIISVQSLNVNYPIARLMDAIRDLRLKILHATMSNVKEMMLQDVVVKAPHGMNEEAIKNAITQRL